In one window of Pristiophorus japonicus isolate sPriJap1 chromosome 9, sPriJap1.hap1, whole genome shotgun sequence DNA:
- the LOC139273652 gene encoding zinc finger protein 664-like, with product MESHKDTHTLEKPWECGDCGKVFRSPSELEIHRRSHTGERPFICSECGKGFTRSSYLLTHQRFHTGERPFTCSECGKGFITSSQLVAHQRVHTGERPFTCSECGKRFNQSSNLLKHQRVHTGEAIHLL from the coding sequence atggagagtcacaaggatacccacaccctggagaaaccatgggaatgtggtgactgtgggaaggtattcagatcaccatctgagctggaaattcatcgacgcagtcacactggggaaaggccgttcatctgctctgagtgtgggaagggattcactcggtcgtcttacctgctgacacaccagcgatttcacactggggagaggccgttcacttgctctgagtgtgggaagggattcattacgtCATCCCAGcttgtagctcaccagcgagttcacactggggagagaccgttcacctgctctgagtgtgggaagcgattcaatcagtcatccaacctgctgaaacaccagcgagttcacactggggaggccattcacctgctctga